A stretch of Paenibacillus mucilaginosus 3016 DNA encodes these proteins:
- a CDS encoding ABC transporter permease — protein MSQTEAVRSPGGVIVQEGGSGRQTPAPSQPSAKYEDRVKSQRRRELWNAIWRGSVLPVTILAVWQLLGSFGVVSETILPTPAAIVQAFWELLVSGELLGHLEISLWRAAVGFAVGGTLGLLLGLAAGLFRGVEQSVDPSIQMLRTVPHLAVTPLFILWFGFGEFSKILLIAKGAFFPLYVQTFLGIRSVDSKLFDVARVLEFSRLQQVTKLVLPAALPNILLGLRLSIGVAWLGLVVAELMGSSEGVGYLILDARQFSQTAVVFVGIVIFATVGKGSDSLVRLLEKRLLKWRDSYKG, from the coding sequence ATGAGTCAAACGGAAGCCGTAAGAAGCCCGGGCGGTGTGATCGTCCAGGAGGGGGGCTCGGGCCGGCAGACGCCTGCCCCGTCGCAGCCGTCCGCGAAGTATGAGGACCGCGTAAAATCGCAGAGGCGCAGGGAGCTGTGGAACGCGATATGGCGGGGCAGTGTGCTGCCGGTGACCATCCTGGCGGTGTGGCAGCTGCTGGGAAGCTTCGGGGTCGTCTCCGAGACGATCCTCCCGACACCGGCCGCCATCGTGCAGGCGTTCTGGGAGCTGCTTGTCTCCGGCGAGCTGCTCGGGCATCTGGAGATTTCGCTGTGGCGAGCAGCCGTAGGCTTCGCGGTCGGCGGGACGCTCGGGCTGCTCCTGGGGCTGGCGGCGGGTCTGTTCCGCGGCGTGGAGCAGTCCGTCGATCCTTCGATCCAGATGCTGCGCACGGTGCCGCATCTGGCCGTGACGCCGCTGTTCATTCTGTGGTTCGGCTTCGGCGAGTTCTCGAAGATTCTGCTGATTGCCAAAGGCGCTTTCTTCCCGCTGTACGTCCAGACGTTCCTCGGCATCCGCAGCGTCGACTCCAAGCTCTTCGATGTGGCGCGGGTGCTCGAATTCAGCCGGCTGCAGCAGGTGACCAAGCTGGTGCTGCCTGCCGCACTGCCGAACATTCTGCTCGGCCTGCGGCTGTCGATCGGGGTGGCTTGGCTAGGTCTCGTCGTAGCGGAGCTCATGGGCTCCAGCGAAGGGGTCGGCTACCTGATCCTCGACGCGAGACAGTTCTCGCAGACGGCTGTCGTCTTCGTGGGGATCGTCATTTTTGCCACCGTGGGCAAGGGCTCGGACTCGCTGGTCCGCCTGCTGGAGAAGCGCCTGCTGAAGTGGCGGGACAGCTATAAGGGCTAA
- a CDS encoding OsmC family protein, with protein MNIQVAPLERKQLLGTAGGHSVVLDQPVERGGDGGGFRPTELWLIGLSGCAAGTLKGIAREKGYALESVSIEAEEETDAEGAIFRVTFRAALHGTLTPSERAQLLREVKGRCKVVRTVHPSISVAFRDALEAGSLAGVSGDTVQSELRAGCSSEGGACCI; from the coding sequence ATGAACATTCAAGTAGCGCCGCTGGAGCGCAAGCAGCTTCTTGGAACCGCCGGCGGGCACAGCGTGGTGCTGGACCAGCCGGTGGAGCGGGGCGGGGACGGCGGCGGCTTCCGCCCGACCGAGCTGTGGCTGATCGGCCTGTCCGGCTGCGCGGCGGGGACGCTGAAGGGCATCGCCCGGGAGAAGGGCTATGCTCTCGAGAGCGTAAGCATAGAGGCCGAAGAGGAAACGGATGCGGAGGGGGCGATCTTCCGCGTCACCTTCCGTGCCGCCCTTCATGGGACACTGACGCCATCGGAGAGAGCGCAGCTCCTTCGGGAGGTGAAGGGACGCTGCAAGGTTGTCAGGACGGTGCATCCGTCCATCAGCGTGGCATTCCGGGATGCGCTTGAGGCCGGCAGTCTCGCGGGAGTCAGCGGTGACACGGTGCAGTCTGAGCTGCGGGCAGGCTGCTCTTCGGAAGGCGGAGCCTGCTGCATATAA